Proteins encoded together in one Corallococcus soli window:
- a CDS encoding SDR family oxidoreductase, producing MRPMQAKSVIVTGASSGIGEALAVALAARGANVTLAARDAQALERVKARCEAAGGKALAVPTDVGDPEACRVLVERAVAGFGGVDVLVNNAGVTMHARFEDVKDLGLFERLMRINYLGAVHCTFHALPHVKARKGLLVAISSLTGKTGVPTRTGYAASKHAMQGFFDSLRIELLGTGTDVLVVSPGFVATGIRANALGAEGRPLGQSPRDEEGATMDVDTCVGLILRAMERRDREVVMTLTARVGLVLKLVAPGLLDTLAARAIRGKKA from the coding sequence ATGCGGCCCATGCAAGCAAAGTCCGTGATTGTCACCGGCGCCTCGTCCGGCATCGGCGAGGCGCTGGCGGTGGCCCTGGCCGCCCGGGGTGCGAACGTGACGCTGGCCGCGCGCGACGCCCAGGCGCTGGAGCGCGTGAAGGCCCGGTGCGAGGCCGCCGGGGGCAAGGCGCTGGCGGTGCCCACCGACGTGGGGGACCCGGAGGCGTGCCGCGTGCTCGTGGAGCGCGCTGTCGCTGGGTTCGGCGGCGTGGACGTGCTCGTCAACAACGCGGGCGTCACCATGCACGCCCGGTTCGAGGACGTGAAGGACCTGGGCCTCTTCGAGCGGCTGATGCGCATCAACTACCTGGGCGCGGTGCACTGCACCTTCCACGCGCTGCCGCACGTCAAGGCGCGCAAGGGACTGCTCGTCGCCATCTCGTCGCTGACGGGCAAGACGGGCGTGCCCACGCGCACCGGCTACGCCGCCAGCAAGCACGCCATGCAGGGCTTCTTCGACTCGCTGCGCATCGAGCTGCTGGGCACCGGCACCGACGTGCTGGTGGTGTCCCCGGGCTTCGTGGCCACGGGCATCCGCGCCAACGCGCTGGGCGCCGAGGGCCGGCCCCTGGGGCAGAGCCCTCGCGACGAGGAGGGCGCCACCATGGACGTGGACACCTGCGTGGGCCTCATCCTGCGCGCCATGGAGCGCCGCGACCGCGAGGTGGTGATGACGCTCACCGCCCGCGTGGGCCTGGTGCTCAAGCTCGTCGCCCCGGGGCTGCTCGACACGCTGGCCGCGCGCGCCATCCGGGGCAAGAAGGCCTGA
- a CDS encoding ZIP family metal transporter codes for MDSQTVLLVFIAVGLDGVAGLAGGVLSERWLQRRLPALVAFAAGTLLGAVFLEVLPEAVAALGDSAFTWALGSFVALALLEWALGHHHHHAEGASAHAHGHAHGHTHAHGAPTLPAALLASDALHNVGDGAAVAAAFLVSPSAGFATAFAVILHELPQEVGDYALLRAAGWSRVKSLVALGAVQLTAAVGAGAVLVGTQHLPSLQGTVLAIAGGSFLYIGAVDLLPELRRGPDSRQRVVGFVCGLLLIGGLHFVERFLGAHG; via the coding sequence ATGGATTCCCAGACCGTCCTGCTCGTCTTCATCGCCGTCGGGCTGGACGGGGTGGCGGGGCTGGCGGGCGGCGTGCTGTCCGAGCGCTGGTTGCAACGCCGGTTGCCCGCGCTGGTGGCCTTCGCCGCCGGCACCCTGCTGGGCGCCGTCTTCCTGGAGGTGCTGCCGGAGGCCGTGGCCGCGCTGGGGGACTCCGCCTTCACCTGGGCCCTGGGCAGCTTCGTCGCCCTGGCCCTGTTGGAGTGGGCGCTGGGCCATCACCACCACCACGCCGAAGGCGCCTCCGCGCACGCGCACGGCCATGCCCATGGGCACACGCATGCGCACGGCGCGCCCACCCTGCCGGCGGCGCTGCTGGCGTCGGATGCGCTGCACAACGTGGGCGATGGCGCTGCGGTGGCGGCCGCCTTCCTCGTGTCCCCCAGCGCGGGCTTCGCCACCGCGTTCGCCGTCATCCTCCACGAGCTGCCGCAGGAGGTGGGCGACTACGCGCTGCTGCGCGCCGCGGGCTGGTCCCGGGTCAAGTCGCTCGTCGCGCTGGGCGCGGTGCAGCTCACCGCCGCGGTGGGCGCCGGGGCCGTGCTGGTGGGCACCCAGCACCTGCCGTCACTCCAGGGCACCGTGCTGGCCATCGCCGGGGGCTCGTTCCTCTACATCGGCGCGGTGGACCTGCTGCCGGAGCTGCGCCGGGGCCCGGACTCACGCCAGCGCGTGGTGGGCTTCGTCTGTGGACTGCTCCTCATTGGCGGCCTGCACTTCGTGGAGCGGTTCCTCGGCGCGCACGGCTGA